In Rutidosis leptorrhynchoides isolate AG116_Rl617_1_P2 chromosome 2, CSIRO_AGI_Rlap_v1, whole genome shotgun sequence, one genomic interval encodes:
- the LOC139888643 gene encoding uncharacterized protein gives MEKFVYALLLTSRRLRRYFQGYPIHVLTDLPVKHVLSKPKISGRLAKWAIELGSYEITYLPRISVKGQVLADYLAEMRGELEVIHEQTELQPTRGEIWDLFTDGVSCAEGAGVGLILTSPIGEEHKYALCFNFNVRNNEAEYEALLTGLNIAHKLKVTKLRAYVDSQLVSNQFNGSFDVHELSMQKYLKLLKETVATFEHFELTQVPRSQNKKADALSDLAALTFSHFQKQVWLEELPNKAIDGGLVVAAIEEV, from the coding sequence ATGGAAAAATTTGTATACGCATTGCTCTTAACTTCACGAAGATTGCGGAGATACTTTCAAGGATATCCTATTCATGTTTTAACTGATTTGCCAGTTAAGCATGTTCTCAGCAAGCCTAAAATATCTGGAAGGCTTGCTAAATGGGCGATTGAATTGGGATCTTATGAAATAACTTACCTTCCACGAATTTCTGTGAAGGGACAAGTTTTGGCAGATTATCTTGCAGAAATGAGAGGCGAATTAGAAGTAATTCATGAGCAAACAGAGTTGCAACCTACGCGGGGTGAAATATGGGATTTATTCACCGATGGTGTGTCATGTGCAGAAGGTGCGGGTGTAGGATTAATTTTGACAAGCCCAATCGGCGAAGAACATAAATACGCATTGTGTTTTAATTTTAATGTTAGGAAtaatgaagcagaatatgaggcgtTGCTTACTGGATTAAATATCGCGCATAAATTGAAAGTCACTAAGTTGCGCGCTTATGTTGATTCGCAGTTGGTTTCTAATCAGTTCAATGGCTCTTTTGATGTGCATGAGTTGTCTatgcaaaaatatttaaaattgttGAAGGAAACTGTAGCAACATTTGAGCACTTTGAGCTCACACAAGTTCCAAGAAGTCAAAATAAAAAGGCAGATGCATTAAGCGATCTTGCAGCCTTAACCTTTTCGCATTTTCAAAAGCAAGTTTGGTTAGAAGAATTGCCAAACAAAGCAATTGATGGCGGATTAGTTGTTGCAGCCATTGAAGAAGTATGA
- the LOC139888641 gene encoding uncharacterized protein, with protein MIPAEIFMPTHRVANFDETANNDALCENLNFVEEHRLMAAIREANNKQQIAKYYNKKVRALAFDVGGWVLRNNEASRTENVGKLGPNWDGPYQIIAINAVGSYKLADIDGRTIPNAWHATLLKRYYA; from the coding sequence ATGATTCCCGCAGAAATTTTTATGCCAACACATAGGGTTGCCAATTTTGATGAAACAGCGAATAATGATGCTTTGTGCGAAAATTTGAATTTCGTGGAAGAACACAGATTAATGGCTGCAATaagagaagcgaataataagcaACAAATtgcaaaatattataacaaaaaGGTGCGTGCTTTAGCCTTCGATGTTGGTGGGTGGGTTCTACGTAATAATGAAGCAAGCCGCACAGAAAATGTTGGTAAATTAGGACCCAATTGGGATGGTCCCTACCAAATAATAGCAATCAATGCAGTTGGCTCTTACAAGCTTGCTGACATCGATGGAAGAACAATCCCTAATGCATGGCACGCTACGCTGTTAAAACGATATTACGCATAA
- the LOC139888642 gene encoding uncharacterized protein — protein MSPIIENLRNNVLPEDKDEARLVRIRSSMYTIENGVLYRKSYHGPLMRCVGPAEAEMIIEEVHRGSWALHSGYKTIASKIMRLGYFLPTLYHDVAKIVKRCKSFQRHAP, from the coding sequence ATGAGTCCAATCATTGAGAATCTACGCAATAATGTACTGCCAGAGGATAAGGATGAAGCAAGGTTAGTGCGTATAAGATCGTCTATGTATACCATTGAAAATGGCGTCTTATATCGCAAGTCTTATCATGGACCACTAATGCGATGTGTTGGTCCCGCAGAGGCAGAAATGATTATTGAAGAAGTACATAGGGGTTCTTGGGCGCTACATTCTGGTTATAAGACTATTGCGTCTAAAATTATGCGATTGGGTTACTTTTTGCCAACTCTATATCATGATGTGGCAAAAATAGTTAAAAGGTGTAAAAGTTTCCAAAGGCATGCACCGTAG